Proteins encoded by one window of Anaerolineales bacterium:
- a CDS encoding WXG100 family type VII secretion target: MAVIDFDPEDLGKFLKEVHEANRQIQNAVEKLADAVKEVEPKWNGDAQKAFLRFYGDWRKGMELHSAAMQKSVEQLKRMAEEYQK; the protein is encoded by the coding sequence ATGGCCGTCATCGATTTCGATCCCGAAGACCTCGGCAAATTCCTGAAGGAAGTCCACGAAGCGAACCGCCAGATCCAAAACGCCGTGGAAAAGCTGGCCGACGCCGTCAAGGAGGTGGAGCCGAAGTGGAACGGCGACGCCCAGAAGGCGTTCCTCCGCTTCTACGGCGATTGGCGCAAGGGGATGGAATTGCACTCCGCCGCGATGCAAAAATCCGTCGAACAGTTGAAGCGGATGGCGGAGGAGTATCAGAAATAA